From Bacillus pumilus, one genomic window encodes:
- a CDS encoding HAMP domain-containing sensor histidine kinase encodes MKPLSIKKKVLFLILVVTGIVAASALALTYYLYQHLYIDKQIDSLSLQGKKLAQIYHKHGKDTYFTDRIKWANDSSQANIIFTDDPMELSSGLPFDTNTNDNLITFKERQKLLQGETVVLIREHSQFHQDILGIAIPVFSSKDELSGTIFLSMPLSDVYEPFVQIRLTLGISILLILLLIFFIGYKSSNKVVRTINQMKEIAMEMESGDFSKRMAVTKNGDELNQLSRSFNKLSSTLEKVEQHRREFLANVSHELRTPLSYMKGYAEGIEEGIIDQKKGMHIIQDEAARLSRLVHDLLDLAQLEGDSYPLTMEPIVFAQLIHDVLDQMAFIANQKGIYLKRTLDEDCIVYGDSDRLQQVVRNLLDNAIHYTPSGKSISIELLVHQHMAELRVTDEGNGIPKEDLPHVSERFYRVNKARTRKDGGSGLGLAIVYQIMKKHHGTFDIQSEPGCSTTAIIQLPNTPIDEDLPTT; translated from the coding sequence ATGAAGCCTTTATCGATTAAAAAGAAAGTGCTCTTCTTAATCCTTGTAGTGACCGGAATCGTTGCTGCCTCAGCTCTTGCCCTTACCTATTACTTATACCAGCACTTATATATTGATAAACAGATCGATTCCTTAAGTTTACAAGGTAAAAAGCTGGCACAAATCTATCATAAACACGGGAAAGATACGTATTTTACCGATAGAATAAAATGGGCAAACGACTCAAGTCAGGCGAACATTATTTTTACAGATGACCCAATGGAGCTTTCAAGTGGTCTTCCTTTTGATACGAACACAAATGATAATCTCATTACGTTCAAGGAACGCCAAAAGCTCCTTCAAGGGGAAACCGTCGTGCTGATTAGAGAACACTCACAGTTTCATCAAGATATTCTTGGCATCGCCATCCCTGTTTTCTCAAGCAAAGATGAGCTATCGGGGACAATTTTTCTATCCATGCCCTTATCGGATGTGTATGAACCCTTTGTCCAAATCAGATTGACACTTGGCATATCCATTTTATTGATCCTGCTCCTGATTTTTTTTATCGGATATAAAAGCTCCAATAAAGTCGTGCGGACAATTAATCAAATGAAAGAAATTGCTATGGAAATGGAATCTGGTGATTTTTCAAAACGTATGGCAGTGACCAAAAACGGAGATGAGTTAAACCAGCTGAGCCGCTCCTTTAACAAACTGTCTTCTACCCTTGAAAAAGTTGAGCAGCACCGCAGGGAATTTCTTGCGAATGTCTCTCACGAACTTCGGACTCCGCTAAGTTATATGAAAGGATATGCTGAAGGAATTGAAGAAGGGATCATTGATCAAAAAAAAGGAATGCACATCATCCAGGATGAGGCCGCACGTTTAAGCCGGCTTGTGCACGATCTTTTAGACCTTGCGCAGCTAGAAGGTGATTCTTATCCACTAACGATGGAGCCAATTGTCTTTGCACAGCTGATTCATGACGTTCTTGATCAAATGGCATTTATCGCTAATCAAAAAGGCATTTATCTGAAACGAACACTTGATGAGGATTGTATTGTGTATGGCGATAGCGATCGGCTGCAACAAGTGGTTCGTAATTTACTGGACAATGCCATTCATTACACTCCCTCTGGAAAATCGATCTCGATTGAATTACTAGTTCACCAGCATATGGCTGAATTGAGAGTGACAGATGAGGGCAACGGCATTCCAAAAGAAGACCTTCCACATGTTTCAGAGCGATTTTACCGAGTAAATAAGGCACGTACGAGAAAAGATGGCGGCTCCGGTCTTGGACTAGCCATTGTCTATCAAATCATGAAAAAACATCATGGCACGTTCGATATTCAATCTGAGCCAGGATGCAGTACGACAGCCATCATTCAGCTGCCAAATACTCCGATCGATGAAGACCTGCCTACGACATAA
- a CDS encoding PEP/pyruvate-binding domain-containing protein has product MYSVLFHAAEESAALAGAKGLNLIKLNNHGLPVPDGFIIKTNSFSSFLSYHNLHPTEQNLAHKIKEASFPSQMEAELLSSFQSLRKTYPSVAVRSSSVAEDLEGASFAGQYETYLNIKTNEEFLQAVKECWSSYFAARVTEYKEEMDENGEEMPLMAVVVQGLIHSDVSGVIFSENPVSGKTNEMMLTASYGLGEAIVSGLVTPDTFIVNKETLSIEKSLGTKELQIVPYQEGVIEQAVTEEMAGQFCLNDDQLEEMTQITKQVEALYGHGVDIEFGITNGTFYLLQARPITAALPKAADETAGVSFQMQPDELQDFWISMDDHMPGPTSPLFSSLIIPALKSGMKKNGEKYQVPDLNIKNIKLYRGHLYSAPSLPEASAEAPPVFDERIFELFPHLSERMYEILEKNFFPFYEKLDRQMKEPMTIEEAIIGFEELKAFYIQAYDDHFDIVIPQVILSAMIEDMLVTYTGDQTQVVLLHEMLIGVMNKSLETDKKLSDFAKSVLQDPELHQAFMNNEKDPELLDALNHSEKGRHFILELEEFLQVYGWRSVKSHDLTEETWVENPEFILDIIRNNIQSQCDFDEEFVQAVIKRQETYEHFMSQVKDEAFKTKFETLYQFALQAANIRDDHHFYIDAMLDAKARVYLLKIGELLVQKGAIPHQEDLWYLYDEEVHTALTTSTTFDTVIAQRKIEMKENEAIQPPAYMGTPTEAELQQVERMLGSLRENENNTNDMIYGIGASSGIVSGRVKVITCAEEFSQFQKDDILVCKTTTPLWTSLFRDAKAVITDAGGILSHSAIIAREYMMPAVLGTRIATETLQSGDLVTVDGSNGRIQILKQHSRV; this is encoded by the coding sequence ATGTATTCAGTTTTATTTCATGCGGCTGAAGAATCCGCAGCACTCGCAGGGGCAAAAGGCTTGAATTTAATTAAATTAAACAATCACGGACTGCCAGTCCCAGATGGATTTATTATCAAAACCAACAGCTTTTCCAGCTTTCTTTCATATCACAACCTGCATCCAACTGAACAAAACCTTGCTCACAAAATCAAAGAAGCATCGTTTCCTTCTCAAATGGAAGCAGAACTCCTTTCGTCCTTTCAATCATTGCGGAAGACTTATCCCTCAGTTGCAGTTCGATCCTCTTCTGTTGCTGAAGATCTCGAAGGCGCCTCATTTGCAGGACAGTACGAGACCTATTTAAATATCAAAACAAATGAAGAATTCCTACAGGCTGTCAAAGAATGCTGGTCTTCTTATTTTGCAGCGAGAGTGACAGAATATAAGGAAGAGATGGATGAAAACGGGGAAGAGATGCCGCTCATGGCTGTTGTCGTGCAAGGATTGATCCATTCTGACGTCTCCGGAGTCATCTTTAGTGAGAATCCCGTATCGGGAAAAACAAATGAAATGATGCTGACAGCAAGCTACGGACTAGGAGAAGCAATCGTCTCTGGGCTTGTGACACCAGACACATTTATTGTAAACAAAGAGACACTTTCTATTGAAAAATCACTTGGAACGAAAGAGCTGCAAATTGTTCCTTATCAAGAGGGTGTCATAGAACAAGCAGTAACGGAGGAAATGGCTGGGCAATTTTGCCTGAATGATGATCAATTAGAAGAAATGACGCAAATCACCAAACAAGTAGAAGCACTTTATGGACATGGAGTCGATATCGAATTTGGAATAACAAATGGCACATTTTATTTACTTCAAGCCAGGCCGATTACCGCAGCTCTCCCAAAAGCAGCAGATGAAACAGCAGGTGTTTCTTTTCAAATGCAGCCAGATGAGCTGCAGGATTTCTGGATCTCAATGGACGATCATATGCCGGGCCCAACAAGTCCTCTCTTCTCAAGTCTGATCATCCCAGCATTAAAAAGCGGAATGAAGAAAAATGGTGAAAAATATCAAGTACCTGATCTGAATATTAAAAATATCAAGCTTTATAGAGGCCACCTGTACTCAGCACCGTCACTGCCTGAAGCGAGTGCAGAAGCTCCTCCAGTTTTTGATGAGCGCATATTTGAGTTATTTCCGCATTTAAGTGAACGTATGTATGAGATTTTAGAGAAAAATTTCTTTCCCTTTTACGAAAAACTCGATCGCCAAATGAAGGAACCTATGACCATTGAAGAAGCCATCATCGGCTTCGAAGAATTAAAGGCTTTTTATATACAAGCCTACGATGATCATTTTGATATTGTCATACCACAAGTTATTCTATCGGCTATGATCGAAGACATGCTTGTGACATATACTGGTGATCAAACACAAGTGGTCCTGCTGCATGAGATGTTGATAGGCGTGATGAACAAATCTCTTGAAACAGACAAGAAGCTTTCTGATTTTGCAAAGAGTGTCCTTCAAGATCCTGAACTTCATCAAGCATTTATGAACAATGAAAAGGACCCAGAGCTGCTTGATGCACTCAATCACTCGGAAAAAGGCAGACACTTCATTTTGGAATTAGAGGAATTTCTTCAAGTCTATGGCTGGCGATCTGTTAAAAGTCATGACCTTACGGAAGAGACATGGGTGGAAAACCCTGAGTTTATTTTAGATATCATCAGAAACAACATTCAGTCCCAATGTGATTTTGATGAAGAATTTGTACAAGCCGTCATCAAAAGACAAGAGACATATGAACATTTTATGAGCCAAGTGAAGGATGAAGCGTTTAAAACAAAATTTGAGACACTTTATCAATTTGCCCTACAGGCCGCTAATATCCGTGATGATCATCACTTCTACATTGATGCCATGTTAGATGCTAAAGCCAGGGTATATCTATTAAAAATTGGTGAACTTCTTGTACAAAAAGGAGCGATTCCCCATCAAGAAGATCTATGGTATCTCTACGATGAGGAGGTACACACAGCGCTCACAACGTCTACAACATTCGACACGGTCATCGCACAAAGAAAAATTGAAATGAAAGAAAATGAAGCCATTCAACCACCAGCTTATATGGGCACCCCCACTGAAGCTGAATTGCAGCAAGTGGAAAGAATGCTCGGTTCATTAAGAGAAAATGAAAATAACACAAACGATATGATCTATGGAATTGGCGCATCTAGCGGTATTGTTTCTGGAAGAGTAAAAGTCATTACATGTGCTGAGGAATTCTCACAATTTCAAAAGGATGATATTTTAGTTTGCAAAACAACCACACCTTTATGGACGAGCTTATTTAGAGATGCAAAAGCAGTCATAACCGATGCTGGCGGCATTTTGTCTCATTCAGCTATTATCGCTAGAGAGTATATGATGCCAGCTGTCCTAGGTACCCGAATAGCGACTGAAACACTTCAATCCGGTGACCTTGTGACAGTAGATGGTAGCAATGGACGCATTCAGATATTAAAACAGCATTCACGTGTCTAA
- a CDS encoding response regulator transcription factor — protein sequence MKEQMHILIVDDEFDMLELIGSFLKRQGFHIITANNGMDALRQLEKEPVDLVVLDIMMPDMDGFEVCQRIRQTSQIPILFLTARSNEEDRIRGLEIGADDYIMKPFSLRELAARIETTLRRIRGLSLKRSRIQIGNMEIDQDGRQVYIHQEPINLTRREFDLLMFLLLNQGQVFSREQLYQKLWESHSTSGSLRTVDTHIKTLRLKLKGAERHIKTVWGVGYKFEEEE from the coding sequence ATGAAAGAACAAATGCATATTTTAATCGTAGACGATGAGTTCGATATGCTTGAGTTAATCGGATCCTTTTTAAAGAGACAAGGCTTTCACATCATCACAGCTAATAATGGAATGGATGCCTTACGCCAGCTTGAAAAGGAACCCGTTGACCTTGTTGTACTGGATATCATGATGCCTGATATGGATGGATTTGAAGTCTGCCAGCGTATTCGGCAAACATCTCAAATCCCCATTTTATTCTTAACAGCTAGAAGTAATGAGGAGGATCGAATTAGAGGTCTAGAAATTGGTGCGGATGACTACATCATGAAGCCTTTCAGTCTACGTGAGCTTGCAGCAAGAATTGAAACAACCTTGAGACGAATTAGAGGTCTTTCGCTAAAGCGCAGCCGAATACAGATTGGCAACATGGAGATTGATCAGGATGGCAGACAAGTCTATATCCATCAGGAGCCCATTAATTTAACTAGAAGAGAATTCGATTTACTCATGTTTCTTTTACTCAATCAAGGCCAAGTGTTTTCACGAGAACAGCTCTATCAAAAATTGTGGGAATCACACTCCACGAGCGGCTCTTTACGAACAGTCGATACACATATCAAAACGCTGCGACTGAAATTAAAGGGAGCGGAACGGCATATTAAAACCGTTTGGGGTGTCGGCTATAAGTTTGAGGAGGAAGAATGA
- a CDS encoding TetR/AcrR family transcriptional regulator: MLKSTNQRIIRATMDLLTEKGYQKTTTKEIATKANVSEATIFRNFKNKRGVITAIMKMKSTPTKTLEAEFKGDLYTDLKFLGSYFLEDLTSKKEFIYISMREPAMFKDLTSHEKIYPQELREMLIQYFKKMSAQHHVLKGKEDIYADIFISTYFGFFIQQLEQDFQLVLTQKDDFIETYTHIFMRGISPV, from the coding sequence TTGTTAAAATCTACAAATCAACGAATCATTCGCGCAACAATGGATTTATTAACTGAAAAGGGCTATCAAAAAACCACAACCAAAGAAATAGCCACAAAAGCGAATGTCAGTGAAGCGACTATTTTCCGCAACTTTAAAAACAAACGCGGCGTCATTACTGCCATTATGAAAATGAAATCGACACCGACGAAAACCTTAGAAGCAGAATTTAAAGGCGATTTATACACCGATTTAAAGTTTCTCGGTTCCTATTTCCTTGAAGATTTAACTTCAAAAAAAGAATTTATTTATATCAGCATGCGAGAACCAGCTATGTTTAAAGATTTGACCAGTCATGAAAAAATTTATCCTCAAGAACTAAGGGAAATGCTGATACAATATTTCAAAAAGATGAGTGCTCAGCATCATGTCTTAAAAGGAAAAGAAGACATTTATGCAGACATTTTCATTAGTACGTATTTCGGTTTTTTTATTCAGCAGCTAGAGCAAGACTTCCAACTCGTTTTAACACAAAAAGATGATTTTATTGAGACATACACACACATTTTCATGAGAGGAATTTCTCCCGTTTAA
- a CDS encoding YncE family protein, which translates to MERAKYVLICLSALILFLSGCGKDQQFNPPGSSQSIAVISQLKKASFSIVDLQKNKMISSVDLKHPLTDLIQINKDVIIATSKEGESLIEINLKKGTATDYMDVNKGLTSLTYDAASHTLIAADTQKNVVYFIDTQRKKIKATVKTGKLPSSMTFSSSGTLFVLNAESHTVSVIDIEKQKHIRTFSVLERPSGIHFDGKSIWVGGHGKQGTLNKSIFSYDPKTGKKQREMKLGVMPVAFFSEKNSSTLYVLCHGDHTLYKVDTETNKQLASVETGQNPNYITADTTSIYVSNLDDNSVSIIDKHTFMMKNRLNVPSGPYAIVLEEKK; encoded by the coding sequence ATGGAACGTGCAAAATATGTTTTGATCTGTTTATCAGCTCTAATATTATTCCTGTCAGGCTGTGGCAAAGACCAGCAATTTAATCCACCTGGCAGCTCTCAATCGATCGCGGTCATCTCTCAATTAAAAAAAGCTTCCTTTTCAATAGTTGATTTACAAAAGAATAAAATGATCTCTTCCGTTGATTTAAAACATCCGCTCACTGACCTTATCCAAATCAACAAAGACGTCATCATTGCAACAAGTAAAGAAGGAGAATCGCTTATCGAAATTAATTTAAAAAAAGGTACAGCAACAGATTATATGGATGTGAATAAAGGGCTGACTTCTCTTACATATGATGCAGCTTCTCACACCTTAATTGCAGCGGATACACAGAAAAATGTCGTTTATTTTATTGATACGCAGCGTAAAAAAATAAAAGCAACTGTGAAGACCGGAAAGTTACCTTCTTCTATGACATTTTCTTCTTCAGGTACTTTATTTGTTTTAAATGCAGAAAGTCATACTGTCTCCGTCATAGATATTGAGAAGCAAAAACATATACGTACGTTCTCTGTACTTGAACGGCCTTCTGGTATTCATTTTGATGGAAAGTCCATTTGGGTCGGTGGACACGGTAAACAAGGTACCTTAAATAAAAGCATTTTTTCTTACGACCCAAAAACAGGTAAAAAGCAGCGAGAAATGAAACTAGGCGTTATGCCCGTTGCATTCTTTTCAGAGAAAAATTCTTCTACTTTATATGTACTTTGTCATGGAGATCATACGCTGTACAAAGTAGATACAGAGACAAATAAGCAGCTTGCTTCTGTTGAAACTGGTCAAAACCCGAATTATATCACCGCTGATACCACATCAATATATGTGAGTAACTTAGATGACAATTCAGTATCAATTATCGATAAACATACATTCATGATGAAAAATCGACTGAATGTCCCATCAGGACCTTATGCTATCGTGTTGGAGGAAAAGAAATGA
- a CDS encoding MFS transporter, with protein sequence MRLQKESLIIYSLLLGAILVPVNSTMIAVALSSISTYYDQSISNITWVVTIYLIVMAVTQPIAGKLGDIYGHRRMYLTGVTLFLIGSIGCALAPNLAFLIIFRSIQAAGGAILTPNSIALIRATVSPEKLSKTMGYFGFGAGIGAALGPFIGSILIQSFDWHSIFLVNIPFLFLTLVTGILLIPNIKHTRLQARVDIIGSFYLTIGIATIILCTKSQLLNEYLIYGILALIVIPLFFKHVRKVKNPIIDLSLFKNSSFTNANLSIMLSNFVMYAILLIMPLFMEQQLALSHTQGGMILSVFSLCMSLSGLLGARLHPKKGAKKMIRFSFLCLTLSGIMLITLSQYPSLPLLIVTLIAGGISSGIGMTSMQMASLTAVDQSLSGSASGIFSTFRYFGSIISSTLIGIMSGFQSLFIVLMGAGILGFLLSQRVKTSSTSPSSGHSA encoded by the coding sequence TTGAGGTTACAAAAAGAGAGCTTGATCATCTATTCTTTGTTACTTGGAGCTATACTAGTTCCGGTCAACTCAACGATGATCGCAGTCGCTCTATCATCCATATCAACTTATTATGATCAATCCATTTCAAACATTACTTGGGTTGTCACGATTTATCTTATTGTCATGGCGGTCACTCAGCCTATCGCTGGTAAGTTAGGAGATATATACGGACACCGCCGCATGTATTTAACCGGAGTGACACTCTTTTTAATCGGCTCGATTGGCTGTGCTTTAGCACCTAACCTAGCATTTCTCATCATCTTTCGATCCATTCAAGCAGCTGGCGGGGCTATTTTAACACCGAATAGCATTGCATTGATTCGTGCAACAGTATCACCCGAAAAACTGTCTAAAACAATGGGTTACTTTGGATTTGGTGCTGGTATTGGTGCTGCACTTGGGCCTTTTATTGGATCGATTCTCATTCAGAGTTTTGATTGGCATTCCATATTCTTAGTGAATATCCCATTTCTGTTTCTTACACTTGTCACCGGTATTTTACTCATTCCAAACATAAAGCATACACGCCTACAAGCAAGGGTAGATATCATCGGTTCATTTTATTTAACCATCGGAATTGCCACAATCATTCTATGCACAAAAAGCCAGTTACTAAATGAATATTTAATTTATGGCATTTTAGCATTGATTGTGATTCCTTTATTCTTTAAACATGTACGGAAAGTAAAGAATCCGATCATCGATTTGTCCCTATTTAAAAACAGTTCATTTACAAATGCGAATCTGTCGATCATGCTAAGTAATTTTGTCATGTACGCCATCCTTCTTATTATGCCGCTGTTTATGGAACAACAACTTGCCCTTTCTCATACACAAGGCGGTATGATTCTATCGGTATTTTCGCTTTGTATGTCTCTTAGCGGTTTGCTAGGGGCTAGACTTCATCCGAAAAAAGGCGCGAAAAAAATGATTCGCTTTTCATTTCTCTGCCTCACTTTATCAGGCATCATGTTAATTACATTGAGTCAGTACCCCTCCTTACCACTGCTAATCGTGACACTAATCGCAGGTGGAATTTCATCAGGGATTGGTATGACCAGTATGCAGATGGCTTCTTTAACTGCTGTTGATCAAAGCTTATCTGGTTCGGCATCTGGTATTTTCTCTACCTTTCGATACTTTGGCAGTATCATTTCATCGACATTGATTGGTATCATGAGTGGTTTCCAATCTTTATTTATTGTATTAATGGGCGCAGGAATCCTTGGTTTCCTTTTATCTCAACGCGTCAAAACAAGTTCCACCTCTCCATCATCGGGGCATTCCGCCTAA
- a CDS encoding CsbA family protein, whose amino-acid sequence MITKAIFALVFPFLLVILFSKVTYNHYVGIALTAALLFASYMKGYTETYFIVGLDIISLVAGALYMAKKEIEKREKAEKHH is encoded by the coding sequence GTGATTACAAAAGCCATATTTGCACTTGTTTTTCCTTTCCTGCTCGTTATTTTATTTTCAAAGGTTACTTATAATCATTATGTGGGCATTGCATTAACAGCAGCGCTTTTATTTGCCTCGTACATGAAGGGCTATACAGAAACCTACTTTATTGTGGGATTAGATATAATTTCTTTAGTAGCTGGGGCATTGTATATGGCTAAAAAAGAAATTGAAAAAAGAGAAAAGGCTGAAAAACATCATTGA
- the uvrB gene encoding excinuclease ABC subunit UvrB yields the protein MSDRFELVSNYQPQGDQPKAIEKLVEGIHQGKQHQTLLGATGTGKTFTVSNLIKEVNKPTLVIAHNKTLAGQLYSEFKEFFPNNAVEYFVSYYDYYQPEAYVPQTDTFIEKDASINDEIDKLRHSATSSLFERRDVIIIASVSCIYGLGSPEEYRELVLSLRTEMEIERNQLLRKLVDIQYSRNDIDFQRGTFRVRGDVVEIFPASRDEHCIRVEFFGDEIERIREVDALTGEILGDREHVAIFPASHFVTREEKMEKAIINIEQELEEQLEKLRDNGKLLEAQRLEQRTRYDLEMMREMGFCSGIENYSRHLTLRPPGSTPYTLLDYFPDDFMIVVDESHVTIPQIRAMYNGDQARKQVLVDHGFRLPSALDNRPLTFDEFEKHINHIVHVSATPGPYELEKTPEVVEQIIRPTGLLDPIIEVRPIEGQIDDLIGEIHARIEKNERVLVTTLTKKMSEDLTDYLKEIGIKVNYLHSEIKTLERIEIIRDLRLGKYDVLVGINLLREGLDIPEVSLVTILDADKEGFLRSERSLIQTIGRAARNSEGRVIMYADKMTKSMDIAIQETKRRREQQEAYNEKFGITPQTIHKKIRDAIKATKIHEESEEYETNAAPKLSKMSKKEREKVIEKVEMEMKDAAKALDFEKAAELRDLLLELKAEG from the coding sequence GTGAGTGACCGCTTTGAATTAGTTTCTAACTATCAGCCCCAAGGAGATCAGCCGAAGGCGATTGAAAAGCTTGTTGAGGGGATCCATCAGGGGAAACAGCATCAAACGCTGTTAGGTGCTACAGGTACGGGAAAGACCTTTACTGTATCCAACCTGATCAAAGAAGTGAACAAACCGACACTTGTCATTGCGCATAACAAGACACTTGCCGGTCAGCTATACAGCGAGTTCAAGGAATTCTTTCCGAATAATGCTGTCGAATATTTTGTGAGTTACTATGATTATTACCAGCCAGAGGCGTATGTGCCTCAGACTGATACATTTATTGAAAAGGATGCCAGCATCAATGATGAGATTGATAAGCTGAGACACTCCGCTACGTCCTCGTTATTTGAGCGGAGAGATGTCATCATCATTGCCAGTGTGTCCTGTATTTATGGCTTAGGTTCGCCAGAGGAATACCGAGAGCTTGTGCTGTCTTTACGTACTGAAATGGAGATTGAACGCAATCAGCTTCTTCGTAAGCTGGTGGACATTCAGTATTCTCGTAATGATATAGATTTTCAGCGCGGAACCTTCAGAGTACGAGGAGACGTCGTTGAAATTTTTCCTGCTTCACGTGATGAGCATTGTATCAGAGTGGAGTTTTTCGGTGATGAAATTGAACGTATTCGTGAAGTGGATGCATTGACTGGAGAAATACTCGGTGATCGTGAACATGTGGCTATTTTCCCAGCATCTCACTTCGTCACAAGAGAAGAAAAAATGGAAAAAGCAATTATTAATATTGAACAAGAGCTTGAGGAGCAGCTCGAAAAGCTTCGAGATAATGGAAAATTGCTAGAAGCGCAGCGCCTTGAGCAGCGGACAAGATATGACCTTGAGATGATGAGAGAAATGGGCTTTTGTTCAGGAATCGAGAACTACTCAAGGCATCTGACCTTGCGCCCTCCTGGTTCAACACCTTACACATTGCTTGATTATTTCCCAGATGATTTTATGATTGTTGTCGATGAGTCACACGTGACGATCCCGCAAATCCGCGCGATGTACAACGGGGACCAAGCAAGAAAGCAAGTGTTGGTTGATCACGGATTCCGTCTGCCTTCAGCACTTGATAACAGACCGCTCACCTTTGATGAGTTTGAAAAGCATATCAACCATATTGTGCATGTATCTGCCACTCCTGGTCCTTATGAGCTTGAGAAAACCCCAGAGGTTGTAGAACAAATTATTCGTCCAACAGGTTTACTTGATCCAATCATTGAAGTGCGTCCGATTGAAGGTCAAATTGATGACTTAATTGGAGAAATTCATGCGCGAATTGAGAAAAATGAGCGTGTGCTCGTGACTACGCTGACGAAGAAAATGTCTGAGGATCTCACAGATTACTTAAAAGAGATCGGAATCAAGGTCAATTATCTGCATTCAGAAATTAAAACCCTTGAGCGGATTGAGATTATTCGAGATTTACGTCTCGGAAAATATGATGTGCTTGTGGGAATCAACCTTCTTCGTGAAGGACTGGATATTCCAGAGGTGTCGCTCGTGACGATTTTAGATGCGGATAAAGAAGGCTTTTTACGCTCTGAAAGATCCCTCATCCAGACGATTGGCCGTGCAGCGAGAAATTCAGAAGGCCGGGTCATTATGTATGCAGATAAAATGACCAAATCAATGGATATTGCGATTCAAGAAACGAAGCGCAGACGAGAGCAGCAAGAGGCGTATAATGAGAAATTTGGGATTACTCCGCAAACCATCCATAAGAAAATCAGAGATGCCATTAAGGCAACAAAGATACATGAGGAATCGGAAGAATATGAAACAAATGCAGCACCAAAGCTGTCAAAAATGAGCAAAAAAGAACGAGAAAAAGTGATCGAAAAGGTCGAGATGGAAATGAAAGATGCAGCAAAAGCGCTTGATTTTGAAAAAGCAGCAGAATTAAGAGATCTATTGCTAGAGCTAAAAGCGGAAGGATGA